The Phragmitibacter flavus genome includes a window with the following:
- a CDS encoding GDSL-type esterase/lipase family protein encodes MVRRLIESTGWIFICWGLAAISLFGTSLLHAEVPATAANPQLNPSVNTALLATPKLENDFYDWYQRHEDVLKEVASRKADLVFIGDSITHLFGGLPTPNRNKGQIVWDEFYTPRNALNLGFGFDRIQNVLWRLDNGELAGQTPRVAVILIGTNNLYRSANARNNSPTEIVEGIAAVCDKVHQITPQTRVLLLGVFPRGPKPGEGHRASISQINQGLEKLTHRPWLTFLDLGPHFLESDGTISKEVMGDALHPSTKGYRIWAEKMEPVLQKLWEPVVK; translated from the coding sequence ATGGTAAGAAGATTAATCGAATCAACAGGATGGATTTTCATTTGCTGGGGCCTTGCAGCGATATCATTATTCGGAACTTCGCTGCTTCACGCTGAAGTTCCTGCGACTGCGGCGAATCCTCAGCTCAATCCATCCGTCAACACGGCGTTGCTGGCGACTCCCAAGTTGGAGAATGATTTTTATGACTGGTATCAACGTCACGAGGATGTGCTCAAAGAAGTGGCCTCACGAAAAGCCGATCTCGTTTTCATCGGCGACAGCATCACCCATCTATTCGGCGGGCTCCCCACGCCCAATCGCAACAAAGGACAAATCGTCTGGGACGAATTTTATACGCCGCGCAACGCCCTCAACCTTGGTTTTGGATTCGATCGGATCCAAAATGTCCTGTGGCGGTTGGACAATGGTGAACTCGCCGGACAAACGCCACGAGTGGCGGTCATATTGATCGGCACCAACAATCTGTATCGTTCGGCCAATGCGCGTAACAACAGCCCCACTGAAATCGTGGAAGGAATCGCTGCCGTTTGTGACAAGGTGCATCAGATCACTCCACAAACGCGCGTGTTGTTGCTTGGTGTATTTCCCCGTGGGCCAAAACCCGGTGAAGGACATCGCGCTTCCATCAGTCAGATCAATCAGGGGTTGGAAAAGCTGACGCATCGTCCTTGGCTCACCTTCCTGGATCTCGGTCCACATTTTCTGGAATCGGATGGCACCATTTCCAAAGAGGTCATGGGCGATGCACTGCATCCGAGCACCAAAGGATATCGCATCTGGGCGGAGAAGATGGAGCCGGTGTTGCAGAAACTTTGGGAGCCAGTCGTCAAATAG
- a CDS encoding SDR family oxidoreductase: MNILLTGYTGNLGKEMAHQLAGHEVHALVRDVEKVNALHQPHVQIHPGDFDELPNKLAADIEVIIHAAASTAFRAPLATLREVNVEGTARMLEFARRCPLLKKFVQVSTACVCGTNVGLVEEARLVRPIGFVNAYEQSKWEAEELVFDSDLPVEVVRLSIVAGSETDGSVLRLGAMHHLLFWLWKGLIPMMPGSDQTRVDLISTEYAAAVVAACVDSPLESGRVMHGCAGDAAPRLSELLQHLASVFEPTSNGWRSGSIVAPAIVDAETFAMFKTSVMQSGDVLFRRVLEDAESFLPGLLHPRQHATDNADRCCLQPRADWKPLTELVTHHVIQSKSRS, encoded by the coding sequence ATGAACATCCTGCTCACCGGATACACCGGCAATCTCGGAAAGGAAATGGCGCATCAGCTCGCCGGGCATGAGGTGCATGCGCTGGTTCGCGATGTTGAAAAGGTGAACGCTCTCCATCAGCCTCATGTCCAGATTCATCCTGGTGATTTCGATGAATTGCCCAACAAGCTCGCGGCCGACATTGAAGTCATCATTCACGCCGCAGCGAGCACCGCATTTCGCGCCCCATTAGCGACGCTGCGGGAAGTGAATGTGGAAGGGACGGCCCGCATGCTCGAGTTTGCCAGGCGCTGTCCACTCTTGAAAAAGTTCGTTCAGGTCAGCACCGCGTGTGTCTGTGGAACGAATGTCGGATTGGTCGAAGAAGCCCGTTTGGTGCGTCCGATCGGATTTGTAAATGCTTATGAGCAAAGCAAATGGGAGGCGGAAGAGCTGGTGTTTGATTCCGATTTGCCGGTGGAAGTGGTGCGGCTGTCCATTGTCGCCGGGAGTGAAACGGATGGATCGGTTCTGCGACTCGGTGCCATGCATCATTTGTTGTTCTGGCTGTGGAAAGGGCTGATTCCCATGATGCCCGGCTCGGACCAAACCAGAGTCGACCTGATCTCCACCGAATACGCCGCAGCCGTGGTGGCAGCCTGTGTGGATTCACCTTTGGAATCAGGTAGGGTGATGCATGGCTGTGCGGGAGATGCGGCTCCCCGATTGTCCGAGTTGTTGCAGCATCTTGCGAGCGTCTTTGAACCCACCTCGAACGGCTGGCGGTCAGGAAGCATCGTCGCTCCTGCCATCGTTGATGCCGAGACCTTCGCCATGTTCAAAACATCGGTCATGCAGAGCGGCGATGTCCTGTTTCGTCGAGTGCTGGAAGATGCCGAATCCTTCCTGCCCGGGCTGTTGCACCCACGCCAGCATGCCACGGACAACGCGGACCGTTGCTGCCTCCAACCAAGAGCCGACTGGAAACCTTTAACCGAACTGGTCACCCATCATGTCATCCAATCCAAATCGAGATCCTGA
- a CDS encoding class I SAM-dependent methyltransferase: protein MNNISTTSQALAKNPTSRPANFTRHTTDLVAKFKQNHQWHLIPLYHLLRLSEFGREGIERSGSYKFADHLYRNEPAGQGIMGKWLDRVLLNLPAARGMRQRCVEAERTLEERLDATPNQLRVLALPCGIPRDVTRLLHRRPELTVRLNYVGMDMDEEVLGAAAEHLQEIRKLHPCLIQGDALVSETYPEGTFDLIISTGLGEFLHDEALRVFYKNVFDHLNPGGMFYTSATTKDEKSDFLLRSFELNTNYRDLAKTRLMLAPMAWSAVHLNADRTGLQTFVRAIK from the coding sequence ATGAACAACATCTCTACGACATCCCAGGCCTTGGCAAAGAATCCGACATCGCGGCCTGCCAACTTCACGCGGCACACGACTGACCTCGTTGCCAAGTTCAAACAAAACCATCAGTGGCACCTGATTCCGCTTTATCATCTCTTGCGACTAAGCGAGTTCGGTCGAGAGGGAATCGAGCGGTCGGGCAGTTACAAGTTTGCGGATCATTTGTATCGCAATGAACCGGCGGGGCAGGGGATTATGGGCAAGTGGTTGGACCGCGTGCTCTTGAACCTTCCCGCTGCCAGGGGAATGCGACAACGGTGCGTAGAAGCAGAGCGAACTTTGGAAGAACGACTGGACGCAACTCCCAATCAATTGCGGGTGCTGGCGTTGCCCTGCGGTATTCCTCGCGATGTGACCCGATTGCTGCATCGCCGACCCGAATTGACGGTCCGCCTGAACTATGTTGGCATGGATATGGATGAGGAAGTGTTGGGAGCGGCAGCGGAGCATTTGCAGGAGATTCGCAAGTTGCATCCATGCTTGATTCAAGGAGACGCGTTGGTTTCCGAAACTTATCCCGAGGGAACTTTCGATTTGATCATCAGCACGGGATTGGGCGAGTTCTTGCATGACGAGGCGTTGCGGGTGTTTTACAAAAACGTTTTCGATCATCTAAATCCCGGCGGAATGTTCTACACCAGTGCCACCACCAAGGATGAAAAGTCCGATTTTTTGCTGCGCTCCTTTGAGTTGAACACGAACTATCGCGATCTCGCCAAGACCCGGTTGATGCTGGCTCCAATGGCCTGGTCGGCAGTGCATCTCAATGCCGACCGAACTGGACTGCAAACGTTTGTGCGGGCCATCAAATGA
- a CDS encoding phosphopantetheine-binding protein, producing MSSNPNRDPETLRRTLLTLVNEELPRLHGRTPQDWPPVSSDTQLFETGRLDSLSILHLIGAIEDHTGQPVPDWLVSMKYFQSIETITQTFGHEPTHSNA from the coding sequence ATGTCATCCAATCCAAATCGAGATCCTGAAACGTTGCGCCGGACTTTGCTGACTCTGGTCAATGAGGAGTTACCCCGCCTTCATGGACGCACCCCGCAGGACTGGCCGCCGGTCAGTTCCGACACGCAGTTGTTTGAAACCGGACGGCTGGACAGCCTTTCCATCCTTCATCTCATCGGTGCCATCGAAGACCATACCGGACAACCAGTTCCCGACTGGCTGGTGTCGATGAAATACTTTCAGAGCATTGAAACCATCACCCAAACCTTTGGTCATGAACCTACCCATTCAAACGCCTAA
- a CDS encoding TonB-dependent receptor — protein MRDETLDTHHKALKINLDPRWYGTLAEIGAGQEVVRWFFRVGAAAGTVAKSISAYDMVVSDAIYGGGSRYVSRTRLQSMLDFEFRLNIDRLSDKRGDNTAFFAFADTVVARSFKGGNECHGWMGVKFQSRPRDEPSQILIHVRMLDAEASLQQEALGVVGVNLLYGAFFLHHEPELLVESLLDKLTTGRIEIDVIEFKGIEFRAVDNRLISLKLVQLGLSGAAMFGPNSEVLQPSEVLYKKAVLVERGSFRPPTHVNLDMLQCALEKFKTDPSVKGKEVLPIFELTMRNLLAGGKDVDRRDFLARADLLAACGITVLISDYFEYYRLAAYISWRTSERIGIVMGAPSLIELFEEKYYTQLPGGILESFGRLFKNNLKLYVYPLKDGETGELTTVENLEVAPELRKLYGYLSDRGSFVTLDNFKPEFLSIFSRDVLKKIAAGQGVWEEMVPEQVASLIKKRSFFGYKPPRE, from the coding sequence ATGAGAGACGAAACTTTAGACACCCACCACAAGGCCCTCAAAATCAATCTTGATCCGCGTTGGTATGGAACCTTGGCAGAGATTGGTGCCGGGCAGGAGGTGGTGCGCTGGTTTTTTCGTGTGGGCGCCGCCGCAGGCACGGTGGCGAAAAGCATTTCCGCGTATGACATGGTGGTCAGCGACGCGATTTATGGTGGTGGAAGCCGTTATGTTTCGCGCACCCGGTTGCAGTCGATGCTCGACTTTGAGTTTCGATTGAACATTGATCGTTTGAGCGACAAACGCGGCGACAACACCGCGTTTTTTGCTTTTGCAGATACCGTGGTGGCGCGCAGTTTCAAAGGCGGCAACGAATGCCATGGCTGGATGGGGGTGAAATTTCAATCGCGTCCACGCGATGAGCCCAGCCAGATCCTCATCCATGTGCGAATGCTCGATGCCGAAGCGTCGCTGCAACAGGAAGCTCTGGGCGTGGTCGGGGTGAATTTGCTATACGGGGCCTTTTTTCTCCATCACGAACCCGAATTGCTGGTGGAGAGTTTGCTCGATAAACTGACCACGGGTCGCATCGAAATTGATGTCATCGAATTTAAGGGGATCGAGTTTCGAGCCGTCGACAATCGACTCATCAGCCTGAAGCTGGTCCAGCTCGGCCTGAGCGGCGCGGCGATGTTTGGTCCCAACAGTGAGGTTTTGCAGCCCTCCGAAGTGCTTTACAAAAAAGCCGTGCTGGTGGAACGCGGCAGCTTTCGTCCACCCACGCATGTCAATCTCGACATGCTGCAATGCGCCCTGGAAAAGTTCAAAACCGATCCAAGCGTGAAGGGCAAGGAGGTGTTGCCCATTTTTGAGCTGACCATGCGCAATCTGCTCGCCGGTGGAAAGGACGTGGATCGCAGGGATTTCCTGGCGCGGGCCGATCTGCTGGCTGCCTGTGGGATCACCGTGCTCATCTCCGACTACTTTGAATATTACCGCCTCGCTGCCTACATTTCGTGGCGCACCAGCGAACGGATCGGCATCGTAATGGGTGCGCCGAGTCTGATCGAGTTGTTTGAAGAAAAATACTACACGCAACTCCCTGGTGGAATCCTTGAGTCCTTTGGCCGTTTGTTTAAGAACAACCTCAAGCTGTATGTTTATCCTCTCAAAGATGGCGAGACCGGGGAACTGACCACCGTGGAAAATCTCGAAGTCGCCCCCGAACTTCGCAAACTCTACGGTTATCTGTCTGATCGCGGCAGCTTCGTCACATTGGACAACTTCAAGCCGGAATTCCTGAGCATTTTTTCCAGGGACGTCCTGAAAAAAATCGCCGCTGGCCAGGGGGTGTGGGAGGAGATGGTGCCGGAACAGGTGGCTTCACTGATTAAAAAGAGGAGCTTTTTCGGCTACAAACCTCCTCGTGAATGA
- a CDS encoding ferritin-like domain-containing protein, whose translation MNYGDYLTTSEMTRWVLDTDIAWDAIDVNLALAQTDLLDRVRDSALIESFFPIFTPRVLDLMWDDVTATAVYSVQLYESYKHFHVFAQYLEAVGYRPINEEEIVEVRRRNLGLKYDHPARLLTRYMMSEHFAAHNFFKDSKRSAEPVLAHILSLVAKDEVRHCQFGYELLAQRLLKHPEEIDTVIDEAAHFKHIGELVVPHVPVAEKNDFSAILAINRKIARLTGRRISSLLTEVLA comes from the coding sequence ATGAACTACGGCGACTATCTAACCACTTCAGAAATGACGCGATGGGTGCTCGATACCGACATCGCATGGGATGCCATTGATGTGAACCTTGCACTGGCGCAAACCGATCTGCTGGATCGGGTGCGCGACTCTGCATTGATTGAATCGTTCTTTCCCATCTTCACTCCCCGGGTGCTGGATTTGATGTGGGACGATGTGACTGCCACCGCCGTTTACAGCGTTCAGTTATACGAGAGTTACAAACATTTTCATGTGTTTGCGCAGTATCTGGAAGCGGTGGGTTACCGACCCATAAACGAGGAAGAAATTGTTGAAGTGCGCCGACGCAACCTTGGTTTGAAGTATGATCATCCTGCCAGACTGCTCACGCGTTACATGATGAGCGAGCATTTTGCCGCCCACAATTTTTTCAAGGACTCCAAACGAAGTGCCGAACCCGTGCTGGCACATATCCTTTCATTGGTGGCGAAGGATGAAGTCAGGCACTGCCAGTTTGGCTACGAACTGCTCGCCCAACGTTTGTTGAAACATCCTGAAGAAATCGATACGGTGATTGATGAAGCCGCGCATTTCAAACACATCGGTGAACTGGTGGTGCCACATGTGCCCGTGGCCGAAAAGAACGACTTCTCCGCCATCCTCGCCATCAACCGCAAAATCGCCCGGCTGACGGGGAGGCGCATCAGTTCATTGCTCACGGAGGTGCTGGCGTGA
- a CDS encoding 3-oxoacyl-ACP synthase III family protein codes for MNAPDIGIRHFATALPEQFQPLEALSTTSNFKTLREFGFDGTWIGDDAGWLGRIAAERALLNAALEAQEVDVLFWISALSGNHQCPSSNADEGSTVLHEFCYRGSWLQEQLNMDRATVCGIAQQGCAGMFSALRQARALLLAEPDISNVLCVGSDVFPPEAEREVLYNLISDAACACVLSREDIQYRWLGFYQISKGYYWDVPAKQSEIIAAYFPTAVLAIRKVLAQQGLQPTDIDLVIPTGVNRSSWPILMRLCGIPESRLFEPVKRFGHTVAADSFLMLEQAKQQGRLRPGMKLLLFAYGFGSSWSALLLETTHLIES; via the coding sequence ATGAACGCACCTGATATCGGCATTCGACATTTCGCCACGGCTTTGCCGGAGCAGTTCCAGCCATTGGAAGCGCTGTCCACCACGTCGAATTTCAAAACGTTGCGTGAGTTTGGTTTCGATGGCACCTGGATCGGAGATGACGCCGGTTGGTTGGGTCGGATCGCTGCGGAGCGGGCGCTGTTGAATGCGGCACTCGAAGCGCAAGAGGTGGATGTGCTGTTTTGGATCAGTGCCTTGTCGGGAAATCACCAGTGCCCATCTTCAAACGCCGATGAAGGCAGCACGGTGCTCCATGAATTTTGCTATCGCGGAAGCTGGTTGCAGGAGCAGTTGAACATGGATCGCGCCACGGTCTGCGGCATCGCCCAGCAGGGTTGCGCAGGCATGTTCAGTGCGCTGCGACAGGCGAGGGCCTTGCTTCTGGCAGAGCCCGACATTTCGAACGTGTTGTGCGTGGGTTCGGATGTGTTTCCTCCAGAAGCGGAGCGGGAGGTTTTATACAACCTCATCAGCGATGCTGCCTGCGCCTGCGTGCTTTCGCGCGAAGATATACAATACCGCTGGCTGGGTTTTTATCAGATCAGCAAGGGCTACTACTGGGATGTTCCGGCGAAACAAAGCGAGATCATCGCCGCCTATTTTCCCACCGCCGTTCTGGCCATCCGCAAAGTGCTCGCGCAACAGGGATTGCAGCCAACCGACATTGATCTGGTCATCCCCACCGGGGTCAACCGCAGCAGCTGGCCGATCCTCATGCGACTGTGCGGCATCCCGGAATCGCGCCTGTTTGAACCCGTCAAACGTTTCGGTCACACCGTTGCTGCGGACAGTTTTCTGATGCTGGAACAGGCGAAACAACAGGGTCGTTTGAGGCCGGGCATGAAGCTGTTGCTGTTCGCTTACGGATTTGGTTCAAGCTGGTCAGCGTTGCTTTTGGAAACCACCCACCTGATTGAGTCATGA
- a CDS encoding LysR family transcriptional regulator yields the protein MNVHHLELFYYVAKHHGISAAARHIPYGIQQPAISAQVINLEDSLGVTLFHRRPFSLTQAGRELFAFIEPFFGKLSDIDARLRGGRVVRLRIGAPEPIQHNYLPAMLQTLKKRVPELSFSLTSGLQDVFEQQLLAQEIDIAFTGIHGKPAPGIQCQEMIRIPLALVVRERSGFKKAQQLWEMDRIDEPLLCVPVPEPVTTIFLTELQRRKIEWYPSLELASLDLVGRYVAEGFGIGLTIMQPDVPAPAGTRLIPLTDFPEVPYAALWLGKINPLLETVLREARSIAGKVSSLSPA from the coding sequence GTGAACGTGCACCACCTTGAGCTGTTTTATTACGTGGCCAAACACCACGGCATCAGTGCCGCTGCGCGTCACATTCCCTACGGCATTCAGCAACCCGCCATCAGCGCCCAGGTCATTAATCTTGAAGACAGCCTTGGGGTCACCTTGTTTCACCGACGTCCGTTTTCCCTCACCCAGGCCGGTCGGGAATTGTTTGCGTTTATCGAACCGTTCTTTGGAAAACTCAGCGACATCGATGCGCGCCTGCGCGGGGGTCGCGTGGTGCGCCTGCGCATTGGCGCACCCGAACCGATCCAGCACAATTACCTGCCTGCGATGTTGCAGACTTTGAAAAAGCGCGTGCCCGAATTGAGTTTCAGCCTCACCTCCGGATTGCAGGATGTGTTTGAGCAACAGCTGCTCGCGCAGGAAATCGACATCGCTTTCACCGGCATCCACGGCAAGCCCGCGCCCGGCATCCAGTGTCAGGAAATGATCCGCATCCCGCTCGCGTTGGTGGTGCGTGAACGCAGCGGATTCAAAAAAGCCCAGCAGCTTTGGGAGATGGATCGCATTGACGAACCCCTTCTCTGCGTGCCCGTTCCAGAGCCCGTCACCACCATCTTTCTGACCGAGTTGCAACGCCGTAAAATCGAATGGTATCCCAGTCTTGAACTGGCTTCGCTGGATCTTGTGGGCCGCTATGTGGCGGAGGGATTTGGCATCGGCCTCACCATCATGCAGCCCGATGTTCCAGCGCCTGCGGGAACGCGATTGATTCCCCTTACCGACTTCCCCGAAGTGCCGTATGCGGCGTTGTGGCTTGGCAAGATCAATCCCTTGCTCGAGACCGTCTTGCGCGAAGCTCGTTCCATCGCCGGCAAAGTATCCTCATTGTCACCCGCTTAA
- a CDS encoding phosphopantetheine-binding protein translates to MTIITEQEVIERLKLCLPRLAHQMEPDKAIYQLALDSMDTVELLCVIHEEFGVPIREENFLPQTRLCDLARHIQTQLQLQPQLI, encoded by the coding sequence ATGACCATCATCACTGAACAGGAAGTCATCGAGCGACTGAAGTTATGCCTTCCGCGGCTTGCCCATCAGATGGAGCCAGACAAGGCCATCTATCAACTCGCCTTGGACAGCATGGATACCGTCGAACTGCTTTGTGTGATCCATGAGGAATTCGGCGTGCCGATTCGCGAAGAGAATTTTTTGCCTCAAACCCGGCTGTGCGATCTCGCGCGCCACATTCAAACCCAGCTACAGCTACAACCACAACTTATATGA
- a CDS encoding SDR family oxidoreductase — protein sequence MTAKKTVLITGVSRGLGRAMVDEFIDQGWTVAGCCRSAAAVKELTQQYPAPHLFVQVDVADDSAVGSFCANVVERLGAPDLVLNNAAVINGNAPLWEVPVREFGDVIDINIKGTYSVIRHVTPAMLNRGTGVIVNFSSGWGRSTSPEVAPYCASKYAIEGLSKAMSQETGGRVAVVALNPGIIDTEMLRRCFGDGAGSYDDAKAWAKRAVPYLMKLGVRDNGKSLTAP from the coding sequence ATGACTGCGAAAAAAACCGTATTGATCACAGGAGTCAGTCGTGGCTTGGGCCGCGCGATGGTTGATGAATTTATCGATCAAGGATGGACGGTGGCCGGTTGTTGTCGAAGTGCCGCTGCGGTGAAGGAACTGACCCAACAATATCCAGCGCCACATCTATTTGTGCAGGTCGATGTGGCTGATGACTCCGCAGTTGGAAGCTTCTGCGCGAACGTCGTGGAGCGACTTGGCGCACCTGATCTGGTGTTGAACAACGCCGCCGTGATCAACGGCAATGCCCCTCTCTGGGAAGTGCCGGTGCGCGAGTTTGGCGACGTGATCGATATCAACATCAAAGGCACTTATTCGGTGATCCGTCATGTAACTCCTGCGATGCTGAATCGTGGCACTGGAGTCATCGTCAATTTCTCTTCAGGCTGGGGTCGGAGCACCTCACCGGAGGTCGCGCCGTATTGTGCGAGCAAGTATGCCATTGAAGGTTTGTCGAAGGCCATGTCACAGGAAACCGGCGGTCGCGTTGCGGTGGTTGCTTTAAACCCCGGAATTATCGATACTGAAATGCTACGCCGTTGTTTTGGCGACGGGGCAGGAAGTTATGACGATGCCAAAGCCTGGGCGAAACGAGCGGTTCCGTATCTGATGAAGTTGGGTGTGCGCGACAATGGCAAGTCGCTGACGGCACCCTAA